From the genome of Ascaphus truei isolate aAscTru1 chromosome 15, aAscTru1.hap1, whole genome shotgun sequence:
catgtattgtgttagtgatgttaactatcatgtaggagttgtgagtttacagcaagttttcattcactcatatttcatactgagtccaaacattattcttaagtcaaggtagtttttaatgtgaggttataaaacgtatggaaacatgttagttgttacttatgacacagtagaattacatagtaacacagcagagattaacatgccatttaataatgtgtacatttatttgtagaacatgatgatgaggattatgatgatgatgatgatgatgatgccgccatagacacacaaatacaagcaagtgaccatgaagaggttccaattgaaactgttttaccgccaaatcgtccagcaactaccacatacgatgcaattgtagcttctgagggaaaaattgtggaagcagaaaatcgtcgccattctgacctgatgacagtgctggaaaggatgattgcactgcaggaagaaacagtttcacaattggcacatctccacagagtcttcattgaagtgcctaaacagttgcaaaaaatcaacacctcattcgaagcattaattgttcagcaaacacaagctaattacttgagaatgactaatgtaccacaattcaacttgaacacctcacaggcaggatctgttcatgctggtcagttttcaccacatgcttctgatcttcattcaccaggtccgaatgttaccggtcaagtagcagacattgctgtgcaggttcctgacgacatcctaccgctgccatcggtacaaaatcagcagctgacacctacaaaggaggcgacaaaaacaaaacacaagcagttactactgaccagtttttgtcaaaaacaaaaaaagacacacatgaaacagaccaaccatcacttgtgcagtgtctaccaacttgctcacatgtgtcagtgggcacaagccctgtcggtgagtcactggccacaagccctgtccgtgaacagtcactacccacaagccctgtaagtgagtcactgcccaaaagccctgtcggtgaacagtcactgcccaaaagccctgtaggtgaacagtcactgcccaaaagccctgtaggtgagtcactgcccaaaagccctgtaggtgaacagtcactgcccaaaagccctgtaggtgagtcactggccacaagccctgcctgtgaagtgccagaggccagtcaaagtggctctgttgtggctaaagttgttgccaaacgaaaaaggaaaatacaagagacaacaagcaggcctgttactcgatctcaaaaggaacaaaaaaaataaatgttataattcactaaatatgtctttggccttgttttgttgacttcagattatctaattaatattgtatgtatgctgaagactgtgttgtttccaaactttcaagtatgttcttgtacacgtgaagttttggaaatgttaacagtcctaattaaagaatagtgttataaatattgatgtattaatcgtctgttcagtaatggtccaccaggagccagttgctaagtttagagaagctgccattgactttgcagcaaaacattgcatttgggtgtgttacttgatgtaatcattgcatgtgcatattattcacatgcaatgaaaaaaaaacatatttaactgcaaacatctttcttgtacgtgtacagcaggattatgtgtaaaatattacttacctttgccttgcttgggcattgtaatgttgccctttaatcatttatgtgttcttgtttcaagaacatctctgaatttatactaatatatatgtagtatgtatgcatatatgcacacacacacacacacactgtgtgtgtgtgtgtgtgtgtgtgtatgtatatatagtactatctaaactggtatagatgtatttacaaaaaacatacacttcatgcttccttgtgaaaacacagtattttaataatacaggcctaatgtttgaaaaCTATattaagtgtgagcctctaacaatattgggcgcaaacaaatgtttattacttaattcactcatgtttatcaccatttaaataggtttcatacaaggcctacttactgccatcaatatgttgtgtgtactcctgcaatataaaaaataaaataaaagatacattatatatatatatatatatatatatatatatatatatatatatatatatatatatatatacttatacatatacatatacatatacatacacacacacacacacacacacacacacatatatatatatatatatatatatatatatatatatatatatatatatatatatatatatatacacacacacactatatatatatatatatatatatatacacacaatatatatatatatatatatatatatatatatatatatatatatatatatatatatacacacaatatacatatagtacaatatacactttctatatatatatatttatcagagagatatatgtatatatatatatatagatacacacgtatttaaactcatgcagacagggagttaaccagactttcaaatacacacagaaatgtatgcgggaaagaaacatttcattttgcaggtgtgtgtatttactgatatggctgtctaagcactattttcacacagtgctctttgttattttgcaagaaaactcaatgttacttaattacaagtgtaggaatgttttcagaaacgagataaaaaaaaggatacatgtttgtcccacaagcgGCTATCACAAAACACAAATGTTCAACcaattaaaactacaaatccaattggcgtttgaaatgaggagtaaaagtttatacttttgttgaccttgaaaaggaaacacagaaatTTGTTAGCcgttgagcagtttcatttttatgagcaaaggacagatacctgcacacatcttttgtgctaatctgcaatggctgaagaattcgttaaaaatcaaaatccgcagttagggtataaatacatggtatcagaagcaattttatcaacttgcggacacaaagcaagcacacgccaaatctatgatttgattcgagcaaaatatccttattaccaagaccgtgggcatgcgcgcaattttaattcctcagtaagattcactttatcaactaatgactgttttgaacttgtgcaggataagctagaagacaagtatggtttctggaagattgcgaaggaaaaacatttcaccgtcatagagggcacacatattgtgcttaaaggcatatttattcctaatgccaatagcaatggatccgctactactgttccgtgtgaatcgatacctgctgcaatatctgcaccctccattcctgaaacccacattgtacaagaacaaaactactatgattatgtagtaagcctttcagcagaaaatgctttggaatgggtacccgaagaaatgaacctacctccggaccaattgtttgaagaaagcagtggcgattcctatgagcgcttcatggaggagatgtgtgacatactggattcagcgtttgggtcaagcgtggatgaaaatgccttgcatttctggagcgaccagttgcaggcagacgaagagttaattctagaagaatggtaaatataacaatcgttatgcgttgactctgcgtttaaacttttttttttttttaaccaccattttcactttcaatgcgtggatacagcgtaacattgcacactgcataacatgtagcgatcacaaagaaattgtttcctaatacaatatagtagaacgtgaaagagtagtacacattgctgacggaataaatatacgtactttcctatcccttaaaacatattagcaacattttaccctaactctaacacacacctgttttgttatcatgcaacatctacaacatttaaaaccgggtccaccacgtatgacgtgggacccttgtcatgggccaaggcgtccttaaaaaggattacggatgtaagtcccgcccccaagcgacgtgcgcgcctcaaagcctattggctgtcatgttttgttatagtaacggtaactgcagtgtgtcatgtgtgcggctcagtgtttgtaggcgtcaactgggcgttagccgaatgttaattgagtgggaggagtgttagcgtgcgtttcacgctggtttaacatgacgtcacacgtattgcatttgcgcattgtgttatcggccgtcctttctgtccaaacacgtctgtttaaaaagaatacagatgtactcgtttagaacgaatgtagtttcgtcttcattgtatttgaaataaagattttatgtttactggtattttcaagatgtattgaacgcacaacgtacgctttgttttgcgcatgcgctaacagttagtggagccaagcgtgaagtgcgtgcgcacactaagatgtgcgcgcacatttttcagtatacaggcaacgttcacttcatatacatagttatgcctgcaacaaatttaaagaaacattacatactgatgtacacttgtacttctaacatataagtgagtgacgtgtgtatgtacacaatcatatagagctgtgtaacgcgttgtcacggatacatatatagtaaggtgccatatttgaccatcatgtgtttgctgtatttcagagatgtcggggaagatacaatcggatcaatgtatgatttcagaagagtctacctttatatgagatgattgtgaggaggagccaccgaatactatactacatatggaactaattttatattgcttgcagcgcttattaacaaacaattaaaaatgtgatacccttatgcctatattgcataagcacttaattaacataatgatgttgcaaaatagtgcctcatgaatttttattgagtgttctttaatgactactatcattttatggcatggtgtgttttatatataacaaccattccccctctgctaacacatttgtgtattctattgtgtaatggaacgtatgactgtcgaaactatgtaacaataataataagattaataagaataattataatatgagcatgttcatgtatagcgctgctagttgtacacagcgctttacagacacatttttcaggctgaggtccctggcgcgtggaacttacaatttattttttgccgcctgaggcacagggagataaagtgacttgcccaaggtcacaaggagccgacaccgggaattgaaccagactcccctgcttcaaactctcagtgccagtgtgtgtctttactcactgagccactccttctcccaatgtaaaggacacttacaaccaactagccattttttgttaaaaatctcttgttacatgggtatgttgataaaatggtatgggactgtagcaaataatgttattggccagatgttgtggtcccctacaatgcatgatgttctgaatatgacatcaacatcatgtaatgaagtacgtttctgtgtatatttcattaacctaactaactatagtttactgtgtttattaaacgttctaaaaataaatagtatagtcaatatgatgatataagctaccataataaagctgctgttatcatttgtcggtgttatacatggatcctacacaaattgatacagacacaaacagttgtcttaaaaagtgtgtctatgctaatgtgcacgtgattgacgttacaattgtgagaatacttgataattatcatcatgataatgatgaagtgacgtgatttatattccaaaaatattaccaacattgtcatattggtaaattagaaatgctaaatgacagtaacatttgccacaaaattgtcttttctgttaacagttttacacttggtacatgtaggacacatccacacacgtgtgacttatacatacacatgtcacaaatttaaattaatgttgactattaattcctagcattaaaaaacacctacattgctaaatataagatgtagtacgcattgttgtgattacaggcattcatgcatggagtgttatgatcagtcaatttcatccgtgatgaatgagctcccgtaagtaaacaaataagtacagttatccccttgtctccaaacacctctatattacattaatggaatttataaggaaacatacataaaatgtgatgaaatgggagtaatcattttctaatacaatgcacatgaaagctcaagagtagctaaatgcatatacatgatacagaaagtacatatatgttacatttgtgtttaaaccaatatgttgggttttgacttcaaataattataggaagattgatgtaggcacatcttatgagagatgtcagcaaatatacataccatgatcagtcatactggagatatacctataatgcaaaggaacaatatataaattgcaaacattgacatgccatcttcagtaccgtaaacaacacagcaaagtgtgtatttggtgttgaatgtgcaacaccatgtatatttaatcacattcaaaatgtaaatgagcctggtgtacacatcatatggatgtacatgttacactgcaccaataacattttatgtaagcatactagaagcatgaatgagtatgggcataatatgtgtattgtgttagcataaggaacaacacaatgctaaaatattagtgcttt
Proteins encoded in this window:
- the LOC142466387 gene encoding uncharacterized protein LOC142466387: MLLLYIVAPEGHVSPETEQVSSPGSASSTHLEEHDDEDYDDDDDDDAAIDTQIQASDHEEVPIETVLPPNRPATTTYDAIVASEGKIVEAENRRHSDLMTVLERMIALQEETVSQLAHLHRVFIEVPKQLQKINTSFEALIVQQTQANYLRMTNVPQFNLNTSQAGSVHAGQFSPHASDLHSPGPNVTGQVADIAVQVPDDILPLPSVQNQQLTPTKEATKTKHKQLLLTKWYNRWYRVQSLP